The DNA sequence TGCTGTAAAGCCTCAATGTTCTAATATATTTCTTTGGGTATCGTTTTGTAAACATGCAACCTTCTCCATCAAATAATGCTCTTAGAAAGGCAGAAGCAGTCTTATTAGAATACTCGATGTATGGCTTTAGCTCTCTTAATGGCTTATTCAGGAATTTGTAAAGTAGAATACTGGTCACTTCCACTACCCATTGTTTTCTATGCTCATCCCAAAATGGTTTATAAGGTCCTTTTTTTCCTAATACTTTGGCTAAGTTTTTTCCGAATTCGTTAGCAAATTCTTTATCATTAACAGCTAATAATATTAGAAAATGAAAATAATGTTTATCAAAATATAAACTGCCATCGCCAAATATTGCTCCAATAACATATGCAAGTTCTGGTGAAGGTTTATCATCAAATTTATTAACTCTTCCAAGTGGATGCTTTTTTCTATTAATCCAGGTGCTAATAGTAGGTTGAGGTAATCGTAGTCCA is a window from the Nitrososphaerota archaeon genome containing:
- a CDS encoding LAGLIDADG family homing endonuclease gives rise to the protein METVGISTISKGEEKRRYLPLEIRSQMYDDVIKLRKQGLNYIQIQKEIYEKYGLRLPQPTISTWINRKKHPLGRVNKFDDKPSPELAYVIGAIFGDGSLYFDKHYFHFLILLAVNDKEFANEFGKNLAKVLGKKGPYKPFWDEHRKQWVVEVTSILLYKFLNKPLRELKPYIEYSNKTASAFLRALFDGEGCMFTKRYPKKYIRTLRLYSTDKELLNYAKFLLEKYFNINTTGPHLERKSGEVKHFPNGRITKTTKDFYYLYIRTNSLLNFYKFINFSIKRKQQRLIEAIKQ